The segment TACCCTAAACGGCTGGCAGTATTCCAGACTTTATCGACAATACCCGGGGCATACTCCATCGATACACCCTCGCGAACAAATTGTGCGTACTTCCCACCTACCATGTCAAGTAAAATACCATAGTAAGCCGAGTAGTTTGGCGTGTGTTTATTTTTCGACCAGTACTGTGAACCCAGGCACCACCATGAATCCAGCTTTTTGGGGAGTTTAAAGTCGCTGTTGTTGCCATAGAGGCTTTCAGCGGTTGACGTATCAAACCCCCAGTCTTCACCATCAAAAAGAATAATGTCCACACCTACCTCCGGCAAATTGTTCTCATGAAATACGCGGGCTATTTCAAGCAACACCCCAACGCCACTGGCACCGTCATTGGCACCATCGAAAAGTGCCCTTGGGTTTTGCGGATCTTTATCGGCAAATGGGCGGGTATCCCAATGGGCTGCCAATAGTATTCGCTTGGTTTTATCCGGATTAAAGGCGGCTATGATGTTTCGCAAAAAAATCTTTTGATTATCGTAAGTCATGGCTTCAAAATCCTGAATATTTACCTGGGCACCGTAGGCACTGAACTGTTTTACGAAATAATCGGCCGCATTTTTATGGGCAGCGGTATTGGGTATGCGTGGGCCAAAATCAACTTGCTTCTTTACAAAATCGTAGGCAGAATCTGGATTAAACACCGGCACAACGACCATTTTGGCAGGCCTTTCCGTTTGTTGTTCAACCTGTTTCCCTGGGTTGCCAGAACAAGAATAAAGGAGCGCAAGGGCAAGTATTAAAAGATGATCAGATGTTCGCATAAGTGTTCAAAGTAAGACAAAATTCAGGGTTCAGAAATTCCCAACTTTGGGCATTGAAATTCATTATTTGGCGATCAAGGATAAATCCTATACATTTGCATCGAAATATGATCAACTAGACGAGGGGACACAAAAGTCCCCTCTTTGTTTTATCGGTTTTATGGATTTAGTGGAGCGCATAAAAGAACTGGCCGCGGTACATCTTAAGGATGAATCCCAGTTTTTGGTAGAGGTGGTTGCGTCCCTTAAAAAGAAGCCTTTTAAGTTGATCGTGATTGTTGATGGTGACAACGGTGTAACCATTGATGATTGTGCGGAGCTGAGCCGTGCCCTTTCGGCTGCGTTGGACGAGGAGAACTTGTTCAACGACCCGTACATGCTTGAGGTGTCAACACCAGGATTGGATCACCCACTGAAACTGACGCGGCAGTACCAGAAAAACGTAGGGCGCACGGTTAAGGTGAAAACAAAGACCCTTGTTTTACAAGGTAAGCTGGTAGCGGTAACCCCACAGGAAATAACAGTAGAGGTTACCAGCGGCACAGGGAAAAAGAAAGAAGTTAAGGAAGTAACCATTCCTTTTTCTGATATAGAAAAAACATTTGTAATGGTATCATTTAAATAAGTTATGACAACGAATGACACAGCTGCAGGCCTCATAGAATCGTTTGCAGAATTTGCGAAGCAGAAAAACATCGATCGGCCTACGATGATCCGTATCCTGGAAGATGTATTCCGGAATATGATCCGTAAAAAGTATGAAACGGACGACAACTTCGACATCATTATCAATGCCGACAAGGGTGACCTCGAAATCTGGCGCTTCCGCGAAATTGTCGATGATGATTCGGAAGACATTTGGGACCACGACAAGATCAGCTACTCGGAAGCAATCAAGATTGAACCAGATTTTGAAGTAGGCGAAGAAGTAGCCGAGCAGATTTACCTTGAAGATTTTGGCCGCAGGGCAGTGACTACGGCACGGCAAACGCTTATCCAAAAAGTAAAAGACCTGGAGAAAGATATTCTATTCCAGAAGTACAAAGACCTGGTGGGCGAAATAATCACGGGAGAGGTTTATCAAATACTGAGCAAAGAAGTTCTCTTGATCGATGCAGAAGGGAATGAAATCTCCATTCCACGAAGCGAACAAATCCAGAAGGACAGGTACCGCAAAGGTGAAAACGTGCGTGCCATTGTACACAAAGTTGAAATGGTAAACGGCAACCCGAAAATTATTTTATCGCGTACGTCACCCGTGTTTTTAGAACGCCTGTTCGAACAAGAAGTACCCGAAGTATACGATGGATTAATTACCATTAAGAAAGTTGTTCGTGAACCGGGCGAGCGTGCCAAGGTTGCGGTTGAATCGTATGATGATCGTATCGATCCTGTGGGCGCTTGTGTGGGCATGAAAGGATCACGCATTCATGCCATTGTGCGCGAGTTGCAGAACGAGAATATTGATGTAATCAACTTCACGGAAAACTTGGAGTTATACGTTCAGCGTGCCTTAAGCCCGGCAAAAATTTCCAGCATAAAAGTCGATAAGGACAATAGCCGGATTTCGGTTTACCTGAAACCCGACCAGGTATCGTTGGCCATTGGAAAAGGCGGACTAAACATTAAGTTGGCAAGCCGTCTGGTGGGGTATGAAATTGATGTGTTCCGTGAACTGGATGGACAAACCGAAGAAGATGTTGACCTGGACGAATTCTCCGATGAGATTGAAGGCTGGATTATTGATGAGTTGAAGCGCATCGGTTTGGATACAGCGAAAAGTGTGTTGACTTTATCGAAGGAAGAATTGGTAAGGAGAACAGACCTGGAAGAAGAAACCATTGAGCACGTGCACAATATTCTTCGTAAGGAGTTTGAATAACGTTTCAGTAATACACCCTTAACCGAAGTAATTTTAAAAAGAATAATATTTGAATATGGCAGAAGAAAAATTGATCAGGTTGAGTCAGGCTGCGAGGAAACTCAATGTGGGGCATCATACCATATTGGATTACCTGGCAAAAAAGGGGCACGTTGTTGAAAACAACCCCAACGCTAAACTTACGCCCGATCAGTTCGCCATCCTGTCCAAGGAGTTTGCGTCATCGGCAACCGAAAAAATGGAAGCCAGTGGCTTAACCATAGGCGTAAAGCATGCCGATAACCTGATCATTGAAAGCGAGAAGGAGCAGGCCTCTAAAAAGCGTGTTGACGAAGAGGAGAGCATCATGATTAAAAATCTTGGTGCGGCTGAAATTAAAAAGGAGGAAGCCAGGCCGGAAAAAATTGTACCCGAAAAGGCCAAGCTGGAAGGCATTAAGGTTGTAGGTAAGATTGAATTGGATAAAAAGCCAAAAGCTGTAAAGGAAGAAGAGGTTGAAGTTCCTGAACCGGTTAAGCAGGAAGAGAAACCCAAGGCACCGGAAGTAGTTGAAAAACCCGAGCAGGAGGTGATTAAAGCCCGTGCGGATAAATTACAGGGTCTTAAAGTTGTTGACCGCATTGAACTGCCGGTTGAACGAGAGAAGAAAAAAGATCAACCTGTAGCTTCGTCAGACGTTAGCGATGATGCTAAAAAAGGTAAACGTCCACGGAAACGCATCGTAACACCTGGCGATACAAAAGGTCAGCCTCCACGCGGTGGCCGACCGATGCCCCAACGCCCCCAAAAAGCTGAACCAACCGAAAAGGAAATCCAGGACCAGATCCGGGCAACGCTGGCTAAACTCAGCGGAGGAAGCAAGAAGAGTTCCGGTTCAAAATACAGGCGTGAAAAGCGCCAGGCAGTATCCGATGCACAAGAACAACAGATATTGCAAGAGCAAGAAGCATCAAAGACCCTACGCGTTACAGAGTTCATTTCGGCCAGTGACCTTGCCTCGCTGATGAACGTATCGGTTAACGATGTTATATCTACCTGCCTGAATTTGGGCATGTTCGTATCAATCAACCAACGATTGGATGCAGAAGCCATTACCGTAATTGCTGATGAGTTTGGGTATGATGTTCAATTTACCACAGCCGATGAAGAAGCTGTTGCTGAAGAAGAACAAGAAAGGGAAGAAGACCTGAAACCTCGCGCGCCAATCGTCACCATTATGGGTCACGTTGACCACGGTAAAACATCGTTGCTCGATTATATCCGTAAAACAAAAGTTACGGCATCCGAAGCGGGTGGAATTACACAGCATATTGGTGCATACGATGTAACAACAACAACCGGTAACAAGATTGCCTTTTTGGATACACCCGGTCACGAAGCTTTTACGGCCATGCGTGCACGCGGTGCCAAGCTTACCGATATTGCCATTATTGTTGTGGCGGCCGATGATGACGTTATGCCACAAACCAAGGAAGCCATTAACCATGCCCAGGTGGCGGGTGT is part of the Cyclobacteriaceae bacterium genome and harbors:
- a CDS encoding M28 family peptidase, coding for MRTSDHLLILALALLYSCSGNPGKQVEQQTERPAKMVVVPVFNPDSAYDFVKKQVDFGPRIPNTAAHKNAADYFVKQFSAYGAQVNIQDFEAMTYDNQKIFLRNIIAAFNPDKTKRILLAAHWDTRPFADKDPQNPRALFDGANDGASGVGVLLEIARVFHENNLPEVGVDIILFDGEDWGFDTSTAESLYGNNSDFKLPKKLDSWWCLGSQYWSKNKHTPNYSAYYGILLDMVGGKYAQFVREGVSMEYAPGIVDKVWNTASRLGYGHLFLNKKEGAIMDDHLFVNTYAKIPTINIVHYDGSEGYFGDFHHSRKDSMENISKETLEAVGRTLLQVIYNE
- a CDS encoding ribosome maturation factor RimP, which gives rise to MAIKDKSYTFASKYDQLDEGTQKSPLCFIGFMDLVERIKELAAVHLKDESQFLVEVVASLKKKPFKLIVIVDGDNGVTIDDCAELSRALSAALDEENLFNDPYMLEVSTPGLDHPLKLTRQYQKNVGRTVKVKTKTLVLQGKLVAVTPQEITVEVTSGTGKKKEVKEVTIPFSDIEKTFVMVSFK
- the nusA gene encoding transcription termination/antitermination protein NusA; this translates as MTTNDTAAGLIESFAEFAKQKNIDRPTMIRILEDVFRNMIRKKYETDDNFDIIINADKGDLEIWRFREIVDDDSEDIWDHDKISYSEAIKIEPDFEVGEEVAEQIYLEDFGRRAVTTARQTLIQKVKDLEKDILFQKYKDLVGEIITGEVYQILSKEVLLIDAEGNEISIPRSEQIQKDRYRKGENVRAIVHKVEMVNGNPKIILSRTSPVFLERLFEQEVPEVYDGLITIKKVVREPGERAKVAVESYDDRIDPVGACVGMKGSRIHAIVRELQNENIDVINFTENLELYVQRALSPAKISSIKVDKDNSRISVYLKPDQVSLAIGKGGLNIKLASRLVGYEIDVFRELDGQTEEDVDLDEFSDEIEGWIIDELKRIGLDTAKSVLTLSKEELVRRTDLEEETIEHVHNILRKEFE
- the infB gene encoding translation initiation factor IF-2; amino-acid sequence: MAEEKLIRLSQAARKLNVGHHTILDYLAKKGHVVENNPNAKLTPDQFAILSKEFASSATEKMEASGLTIGVKHADNLIIESEKEQASKKRVDEEESIMIKNLGAAEIKKEEARPEKIVPEKAKLEGIKVVGKIELDKKPKAVKEEEVEVPEPVKQEEKPKAPEVVEKPEQEVIKARADKLQGLKVVDRIELPVEREKKKDQPVASSDVSDDAKKGKRPRKRIVTPGDTKGQPPRGGRPMPQRPQKAEPTEKEIQDQIRATLAKLSGGSKKSSGSKYRREKRQAVSDAQEQQILQEQEASKTLRVTEFISASDLASLMNVSVNDVISTCLNLGMFVSINQRLDAEAITVIADEFGYDVQFTTADEEAVAEEEQEREEDLKPRAPIVTIMGHVDHGKTSLLDYIRKTKVTASEAGGITQHIGAYDVTTTTGNKIAFLDTPGHEAFTAMRARGAKLTDIAIIVVAADDDVMPQTKEAINHAQVAGVPIVIAINKIDKPTANPEKIKESLAKINILVEDWGGKYQCQAISAKSGQGVDELLEKVLLEAELLNLRANPDRPAIGSIIEASLDKGRGYVATIMVQAGKLKIGDVVLAGAHYGRVKAMFDATGGRIKEAGPSTPVQILGLDGAPQAGEKFQVMDSDREARELASKRGQILREQSIRTKKHITLDEIGRRLAIGNFKELNVIVKGDVDGSVEALSDSLLKLSTKEIQVSIIHRGVGQISESDVLLASASDAVIVGFQVRPSSAARRLAENEEIEIRLYSIIYDAINDVKAAMEGMLAPEQEEVIVGNAEVRDVFKITKVGTVAGCMVTDGYIKRNNPIRLIRDGIVVYAGKLNSLKRFKDDVGEVKSGYDCGMGIESFNDIQVGDVIESYEMREVKRTLS